A window of Candidatus Vicinibacter proximus contains these coding sequences:
- a CDS encoding redoxin domain-containing protein — MKILNIGDKAPGFTVVSTDKQMVSLSDFAGKNVLLLFFPFAFTGTCTKELCMIKDDIARYTTVNAQVVAISVDSPHCLKKYKEELQLPFIVLSDFNKSISNSYGCLYEEFFLGLKGVSKRSAFVIDSEGVIKYEEILENAGDIPNFELINQTLASLN; from the coding sequence ATGAAAATTTTAAATATTGGTGATAAAGCACCTGGATTTACAGTTGTTTCAACAGACAAACAAATGGTAAGTCTTTCTGATTTTGCAGGTAAAAACGTTTTACTACTGTTTTTTCCTTTTGCTTTTACAGGAACATGTACCAAGGAGCTATGCATGATAAAAGATGATATTGCAAGATATACAACCGTCAATGCTCAAGTAGTTGCTATATCAGTGGACAGTCCACATTGTCTCAAAAAATATAAAGAAGAATTACAGTTACCATTTATAGTGCTTTCTGATTTTAACAAATCAATTTCGAATTCCTATGGCTGCTTGTATGAGGAGTTCTTTCTAGGTCTTAAAGGGGTATCTAAGCGATCGGCTTTTGTTATAGACAGTGAGGGAGTAATAAAGTATGAAGAAATTTTGGAAAATGCAGGAGATATTCCTAATTTCGAACTTATAAATCAAACCTTAGCTTCATTAAATTAA
- a CDS encoding ATP-dependent Clp protease adaptor ClpS, producing MINSTPEIWKDLDEEVLIEDHAGEVSEIIVYNDDVNTFDWVIECFVDVCKHTFEQAEQLSLMVHFNGKASVKRGAFDTLRPMKECLCERGLSAVIEKIKV from the coding sequence ATGATCAATTCTACTCCAGAAATATGGAAGGATCTTGATGAAGAAGTTCTAATTGAAGATCACGCAGGGGAAGTATCAGAAATCATTGTATATAATGATGACGTGAACACATTCGATTGGGTTATAGAATGCTTTGTCGATGTATGTAAACATACTTTTGAGCAGGCAGAGCAACTTTCATTGATGGTTCATTTTAATGGGAAAGCAAGTGTTAAAAGAGGGGCTTTTGACACGCTTAGACCTATGAAAGAATGTTTGTGCGAACGAGGTTTGTCAGCAGTGATAGAAAAAATTAAAGTTTAA
- a CDS encoding leucyl/phenylalanyl-tRNA--protein transferase, whose protein sequence is MPVFKIPDNKIIFPHPTFANRDGLLGIGGDLSEQRLILAYQNGIFPWNNEGEPISWYCPVPRLVLYPSEIKISKSMEVLLRRNKFQFTVDQNFKEVIALCGQVNRNGQNGTWIYEELEKSFLSLHLAGFAHSIEVWKEDNLVGGLYGLALGKMFCGESMFSLVSDASKFALIVLCKILKENSFELIDCQQDTNHLRSMGADLMEAEEFFSFLENNKLHPQIKEFWKKYDQKQTLN, encoded by the coding sequence ATGCCGGTTTTCAAAATACCGGACAATAAAATTATTTTTCCACACCCTACTTTCGCTAATAGAGATGGCTTACTTGGAATAGGTGGTGATCTAAGTGAGCAGAGATTAATTTTAGCATATCAGAATGGAATTTTTCCCTGGAATAATGAAGGAGAACCCATCTCTTGGTATTGCCCTGTCCCGAGGCTAGTTCTTTACCCTTCAGAAATTAAAATAAGTAAAAGCATGGAGGTTTTATTGAGGCGTAATAAATTTCAATTTACTGTAGACCAAAATTTTAAAGAAGTAATTGCTTTATGTGGGCAAGTCAACAGAAACGGACAAAATGGAACCTGGATTTATGAGGAACTGGAAAAATCATTTTTGTCATTACACCTAGCAGGGTTTGCACATTCTATTGAAGTATGGAAAGAGGATAATTTGGTAGGAGGATTATATGGCCTTGCTCTGGGAAAAATGTTTTGTGGTGAGTCAATGTTTTCTTTGGTCTCTGATGCATCCAAGTTTGCACTTATAGTTTTATGTAAGATATTAAAAGAGAATTCTTTTGAGTTAATAGATTGTCAGCAGGATACTAATCATTTGAGGTCAATGGGCGCAGACTTGATGGAGGCGGAGGAATTCTTTTCATTTTTAGAGAACAATAAATTACATCCTCAAATCAAAGAATTTTGGAAAAAATATGACCAAAAACAAACACTTAATTAG
- a CDS encoding TlpA family protein disulfide reductase, with product MKNLVLFSLIFSSVLFSFTPVHSKFPTLSLKTLDGKAFELNQKFSKNKLTVVSFWATWCSPCKKELDAMSSHYSEWQKKGIEVIAVTIDDIQQVNKVKPMVQQKSWSYTILSDVNKDSLKKLGFQSIPQTFVIDANGQILYTHSGYTPGDEHELEKKLLSFL from the coding sequence ATGAAAAATCTTGTTCTTTTTTCTTTAATATTTTCATCAGTTTTATTCTCTTTCACACCTGTTCATAGCAAGTTTCCGACTTTAAGTTTAAAAACTCTTGATGGAAAGGCATTTGAATTAAATCAAAAATTCTCTAAAAATAAACTCACTGTGGTCAGCTTTTGGGCTACTTGGTGTTCTCCATGTAAAAAAGAGCTGGATGCCATGAGTAGTCATTATTCAGAATGGCAAAAAAAGGGAATTGAGGTAATTGCTGTTACTATTGATGATATTCAACAAGTTAATAAAGTAAAGCCAATGGTCCAACAAAAAAGCTGGAGTTACACTATTCTTTCAGATGTGAATAAGGACAGTCTAAAAAAATTAGGCTTTCAATCAATTCCACAGACTTTTGTAATTGATGCTAATGGTCAAATCCTTTATACTCATTCCGGATACACACCTGGTGATGAACATGAATTAGAAAAGAAGCTACTGTCATTTTTATAA
- a CDS encoding Omp28-related outer membrane protein — translation MKKIYALGFCLINICTLLLLESCADWEQPIQLPTSGGIKSSRVLLVEEFTGASCPNCPSGTAELNGIIDKYPDNIVAVGIHSNFLGAPATLGEVDLRTPEAQAIETFLGAWLGKPEAAFNRRKFNNQNGIRIGKPDTWITFVEQELKEINEAELKISNRYDSTTRELEITLTATALRTISKPIYIHALITESEISASQKNQTGVLKDYVHEHVLRKLLTPVAGDLLINSLEEGKSESKIFKYTLPAENKLWVAEHCSTVGYLSYSEQEKYVIQAAESKIKL, via the coding sequence ATGAAAAAGATTTATGCTTTAGGATTTTGTTTGATCAATATCTGTACACTATTATTGTTAGAATCATGTGCGGATTGGGAACAACCAATCCAATTGCCTACAAGTGGTGGAATTAAGTCTTCAAGGGTTTTATTGGTGGAAGAATTTACAGGAGCTTCATGTCCGAATTGCCCTTCAGGTACGGCTGAACTCAATGGGATAATAGATAAATATCCTGACAATATTGTTGCAGTTGGAATTCATTCCAATTTTTTAGGAGCGCCAGCTACACTTGGAGAAGTCGATTTAAGAACTCCAGAGGCACAAGCTATAGAGACATTTCTTGGTGCTTGGCTTGGAAAACCAGAAGCTGCGTTTAACAGAAGGAAATTTAATAACCAAAATGGAATTAGAATAGGTAAGCCTGACACTTGGATCACTTTTGTAGAACAAGAGTTGAAAGAAATAAATGAAGCTGAACTTAAGATTAGCAATAGGTATGACTCAACAACTCGAGAATTAGAAATTACCTTAACCGCCACAGCATTGCGCACCATTTCCAAACCAATCTATATTCATGCATTGATAACTGAATCTGAAATTTCAGCTTCTCAGAAAAATCAAACTGGAGTATTAAAGGATTATGTGCACGAGCATGTGTTGCGCAAGCTACTCACCCCAGTTGCGGGAGATTTATTGATAAATTCACTAGAAGAAGGTAAGAGTGAAAGTAAAATATTCAAATACACCCTACCTGCAGAAAACAAATTATGGGTTGCAGAACATTGCTCCACGGTTGGATATTTAAGTTATTCCGAGCAGGAAAAGTATGTGATTCAGGCCGCAGAAAGTAAAATAAAATTATGA
- a CDS encoding ROK family protein — MSDLCWGIDMGGTKIEGVVLQSKPNFNIISRLRVPTEQEGGYEHVLNQFKKLVDMLREQTGKKPIRIGVGTPGIIDTDTQLIKNSNTQCIIGKPMKKDLEKLLGIEVRMANDANCFAMAETHLGVVPDYVINPESVFGVIMGTGVGGGIVVHGKVLNGKHGISGEWGHNCLDESGEMCYCGRRGCVETFLAGPWTEKYFTKISGEKKSMKDIYSLYQSGDDYAVQTIDRLIHYFGKAIAVIINIIDPDIIVFGGGLGNLDVLYEKGKPEVKKHLFNNDLKTIFAKPKLGDSAGVIGAALL, encoded by the coding sequence ATGTCGGATCTTTGTTGGGGTATTGATATGGGTGGAACCAAGATTGAGGGTGTAGTATTGCAATCAAAACCTAATTTTAATATTATCAGTCGCCTTAGAGTTCCTACTGAACAAGAAGGAGGTTATGAACATGTCTTAAATCAGTTTAAAAAATTGGTAGATATGTTAAGAGAACAAACGGGCAAAAAACCTATTAGAATAGGGGTAGGCACTCCTGGTATAATTGATACAGATACCCAACTGATAAAAAACAGTAACACCCAATGTATTATTGGGAAACCCATGAAAAAAGACTTAGAAAAACTTTTAGGTATCGAAGTCAGAATGGCTAATGATGCAAACTGTTTCGCGATGGCAGAAACACATCTTGGGGTTGTCCCGGACTATGTAATAAATCCTGAATCTGTTTTTGGTGTGATTATGGGCACTGGTGTAGGAGGAGGAATTGTGGTTCATGGTAAAGTTCTAAATGGAAAACATGGAATCAGTGGCGAATGGGGACATAATTGTCTAGATGAATCAGGTGAAATGTGTTACTGCGGTAGAAGGGGATGTGTAGAAACATTTCTTGCCGGACCCTGGACTGAAAAGTATTTTACAAAAATCAGCGGTGAAAAAAAGTCCATGAAAGATATTTATAGCTTGTACCAATCTGGCGATGACTATGCAGTTCAAACCATAGATAGATTAATTCATTATTTTGGTAAAGCGATAGCTGTAATTATTAACATAATTGATCCGGACATTATAGTATTTGGTGGTGGTTTAGGTAATCTTGATGTGCTTTATGAAAAGGGTAAACCGGAAGTTAAAAAACATCTCTTCAATAATGACCTCAAAACCATTTTTGCAAAACCAAAACTTGGTGATAGTGCGGGTGTAATTGGAGCTGCACTTTTATAA
- a CDS encoding carboxypeptidase-like regulatory domain-containing protein, whose translation MRVFVLFIAFLFWWPNYVFTQNYRLVQLSGMVMTDSDGEPKPLPFAEISILNTSRGVYSDVKGFFSLAVENGDTLVFNYIGFKPAYFTVPDSLHKDHYTIFQIMTRDTIFLPQTVVYPWPDREFFRQEFLAMDISKSMEDIAAANLAQDKIRRLMEITPADGRETSSLYLSQNAQKYYYAGQFKPMQILNPMAWIEFFKAWKRGDFRKK comes from the coding sequence ATGAGAGTTTTTGTTTTATTTATTGCTTTTCTTTTTTGGTGGCCTAATTATGTGTTTACCCAAAATTATAGACTTGTCCAATTATCTGGTATGGTCATGACTGATTCTGATGGAGAACCAAAACCATTGCCCTTTGCTGAAATTAGTATTTTAAACACCAGCAGGGGAGTTTATTCAGATGTAAAGGGTTTCTTCTCCCTTGCTGTAGAAAATGGGGATACCCTGGTATTCAATTATATTGGATTTAAACCGGCATATTTTACCGTTCCAGACAGTCTTCATAAAGACCATTATACTATTTTTCAAATTATGACCAGAGATACTATATTTCTGCCACAAACTGTTGTTTATCCATGGCCGGACAGGGAGTTTTTCCGCCAAGAGTTTCTTGCAATGGATATATCTAAAAGCATGGAAGATATTGCTGCAGCAAACTTAGCTCAGGATAAAATTAGAAGATTAATGGAAATCACACCCGCTGATGGTCGTGAAACTTCCAGCTTATACCTTTCTCAAAATGCACAAAAATATTACTACGCTGGTCAATTTAAGCCCATGCAAATTTTAAATCCTATGGCTTGGATAGAATTTTTCAAAGCTTGGAAAAGAGGCGATTTCAGAAAAAAGTAA
- a CDS encoding alkaline phosphatase family protein: MLKSFQSIQIFLYIFYTFNQIGAQIKSGPMLAYVEYRTAKIWCEAEGGANLILKYWPTNLPSQVKEAYVTTHKAFSFETFEYDLVDLIAGTEYNYQVFNKKTKIHGANGSFKTQEIWKWRKSAPDFKFLAGSCNYVNDVEFDRPGKPYGSDSIIFTTMAKEKPTFMLWLGDSWYTREPDFQSKWGLWYRASHDRATPVVQQFLKSTSHIGIWDDHDYGPNNEGISYHLKEEAREVFKAYFPNPSFGFHGKGTYTKVTYYDVDLFLMDNRTWRTSDNMNPYIGDKPNPEKKMFGPEQMSWLKNSLLNSTNTFKIIVNGSQSLNKTSSGDCWANYPVELEELLEFIEFYKINGVLFLSGDKHISEIIKLERLNSYPLYDITTSSLTAGISKVWGQEINNPLRVNNILLEEHNYGRFSISGPSKEREIKIEFVDINGKSRREFVIKESDISYNKK; this comes from the coding sequence ATGTTAAAGTCGTTTCAATCCATTCAGATTTTTTTGTATATTTTTTATACTTTCAATCAAATTGGTGCACAGATTAAAAGTGGACCAATGTTGGCCTATGTAGAATACAGAACTGCCAAAATATGGTGCGAAGCAGAAGGAGGTGCTAATTTAATACTTAAGTATTGGCCAACCAACCTACCCAGTCAAGTTAAAGAAGCATATGTAACAACCCACAAAGCATTTTCTTTTGAAACTTTTGAGTATGATTTGGTAGATCTGATTGCAGGGACAGAATATAATTATCAGGTTTTTAATAAGAAAACAAAAATTCATGGTGCTAATGGTAGCTTTAAAACACAGGAAATATGGAAATGGAGAAAATCTGCACCAGACTTTAAATTTTTAGCTGGTAGTTGTAATTATGTAAATGATGTGGAGTTTGACAGACCAGGTAAACCATATGGATCTGATTCAATCATCTTCACAACGATGGCAAAGGAGAAACCAACTTTTATGCTTTGGTTAGGAGATAGTTGGTATACAAGAGAGCCAGACTTTCAAAGTAAATGGGGATTATGGTATAGGGCATCTCATGATCGGGCAACTCCCGTTGTACAACAATTTTTAAAATCAACTTCCCATATTGGCATTTGGGATGACCATGATTATGGTCCAAATAATGAAGGTATCTCATATCATTTAAAAGAGGAAGCCAGAGAAGTTTTTAAAGCATATTTTCCAAACCCAAGTTTCGGTTTTCATGGGAAAGGTACCTATACTAAAGTCACTTATTATGATGTGGATCTGTTTTTAATGGATAACAGAACGTGGAGAACTTCAGATAATATGAACCCATATATTGGAGATAAGCCAAATCCCGAAAAGAAAATGTTTGGGCCAGAACAAATGAGCTGGTTAAAGAATAGTCTACTTAATAGTACAAACACATTTAAGATAATTGTAAATGGATCTCAATCTCTTAATAAAACCTCTTCAGGAGATTGCTGGGCTAATTATCCAGTTGAATTAGAAGAACTCTTGGAGTTTATAGAATTTTACAAAATTAATGGTGTGCTTTTTCTTTCTGGAGATAAACATATCAGCGAAATTATTAAACTTGAAAGACTTAATTCATATCCGTTGTATGATATAACGACTTCGTCCCTTACAGCTGGAATTAGTAAAGTTTGGGGACAAGAAATAAACAATCCCCTCAGAGTAAATAATATCCTTTTAGAAGAACATAATTATGGTAGATTTTCAATATCTGGACCAAGTAAAGAAAGAGAGATTAAAATTGAATTTGTAGATATCAACGGAAAATCACGAAGGGAATTTGTCATCAAGGAAAGCGATATCAGCTATAACAAGAAATAA
- the yidD gene encoding membrane protein insertion efficiency factor YidD — MNWYNWIIIIPIRLYQHLLSPLLGKNCRFRPSCSNYMIEAVNEWGIFYGVFLGIKRISRCHPWGGHGDDPVPKRTK; from the coding sequence ATGAATTGGTATAATTGGATTATTATAATACCTATACGTCTTTATCAACATTTACTTTCTCCTTTGCTAGGAAAAAATTGCAGATTTCGGCCTTCATGTTCGAATTACATGATTGAGGCTGTTAATGAATGGGGTATTTTTTATGGAGTTTTTCTTGGTATAAAAAGGATTAGCAGATGTCATCCATGGGGCGGACATGGAGATGACCCGGTACCAAAACGAACTAAATAA
- a CDS encoding DUF4199 domain-containing protein: MEKHTIAIRYGLIWSAVYVVLTLVLYLFDHNMIQNFGVGIVLFLIGIVFMYFSGLDTRKKLGGFISWKEALIPCWVSSIVYGIISVLFMAVLYNYIDPELAEQQKEAQIKLIENFRANMGDIEADKAIERIQEQNPFGFGNLMIILASSFLIYFIISSIIALVLKKEDPNQLFKSLEENI; encoded by the coding sequence ATGGAAAAACACACTATTGCTATTCGGTATGGACTAATTTGGTCCGCAGTTTATGTAGTATTAACCCTAGTTTTATATTTGTTTGACCATAATATGATTCAAAACTTTGGGGTTGGTATTGTTTTGTTTTTAATTGGTATTGTATTTATGTATTTTTCTGGACTAGATACTAGGAAAAAATTGGGTGGCTTTATCTCCTGGAAAGAAGCTTTGATTCCATGTTGGGTTAGCTCTATTGTTTATGGAATTATTTCCGTATTATTTATGGCTGTTTTATATAACTATATTGATCCAGAATTAGCTGAGCAACAAAAAGAAGCTCAAATAAAACTTATCGAAAATTTTAGAGCTAACATGGGAGATATTGAAGCAGATAAAGCTATAGAGAGAATTCAGGAACAGAATCCATTTGGATTTGGAAACTTGATGATCATATTGGCGTCTTCTTTCTTGATATACTTTATAATTTCATCCATCATTGCCTTGGTTTTAAAAAAGGAAGATCCTAATCAACTTTTTAAATCATTGGAGGAGAATATTTAA
- a CDS encoding amidohydrolase family protein: protein MNCLLKNVKIIEPGHKLHHKVRDIWIKDGLIFKIATSIDTPRNVKIFNQPDSCISPGWVDVGCYTGEPGFEERETLLNINEAASSGGYTAICCMPNTKPALHSKSEIHFIQSRSKDLNIDIHPIGAISKNTQSLEMAEILQMHEAGAVAFSDGGSGIQKTGLLLRSLEYIKNIPESIILNSSYEQELGGSGQMHEGESSTYLGLKGIPSLAEITAVLRDLEILKYSESRLMIHKISTSEAVNLLRSAKKKQSGLFSSVSIFNLVFEDSDLISFSQNLKLMPPIRSRKDRLDLIKGLQDSTIDIIVSDHSPMNPEKKDLEFQAAAFGAISLETSFALSQTFISDEINPDLWVEKASINPRKIFNLTDASIKVGNIANITWFNPTKSWNYSLENIKSVSKNSPCISKTLRGKVLGTFYKKIYIN from the coding sequence ATGAATTGTTTATTAAAAAACGTCAAAATTATTGAACCTGGTCATAAATTACACCATAAAGTTCGTGATATCTGGATCAAAGATGGGTTGATTTTTAAAATTGCCACTTCTATTGACACCCCAAGAAATGTTAAAATCTTCAATCAACCTGATTCATGCATTTCTCCCGGATGGGTCGATGTAGGATGTTATACAGGAGAACCAGGTTTTGAAGAAAGAGAGACCCTTTTAAATATAAATGAAGCTGCAAGTTCAGGAGGATATACTGCCATTTGTTGTATGCCAAACACAAAGCCAGCATTACATTCAAAATCGGAAATCCATTTTATTCAAAGCAGATCAAAGGATTTGAATATAGATATTCACCCAATAGGCGCGATTAGTAAAAATACCCAATCTCTTGAAATGGCTGAAATTCTCCAAATGCACGAAGCTGGCGCTGTTGCATTTTCTGATGGTGGCAGCGGAATCCAAAAAACTGGTCTTTTACTAAGGTCGCTAGAATACATTAAGAACATACCTGAGAGTATAATTCTCAATTCTTCCTATGAACAGGAATTGGGTGGTTCTGGACAAATGCATGAAGGGGAATCGAGTACATATCTTGGGCTTAAAGGGATTCCATCATTAGCCGAAATAACTGCTGTACTTAGAGATTTGGAAATATTAAAATATTCTGAATCCAGATTAATGATTCACAAAATTTCTACCTCCGAAGCTGTTAACCTTTTAAGATCTGCAAAGAAAAAACAGTCCGGACTTTTTAGTTCTGTTTCTATTTTTAATTTGGTGTTTGAAGATTCTGATTTAATATCCTTTTCTCAAAATTTGAAGCTAATGCCCCCGATTAGATCCAGGAAAGATAGATTAGATCTAATTAAAGGCTTGCAAGATAGCACAATCGATATTATTGTCAGTGACCATTCACCGATGAATCCTGAGAAAAAAGATCTTGAATTTCAAGCTGCCGCCTTTGGCGCTATTTCGCTAGAAACTTCTTTTGCTTTAAGCCAAACATTTATTTCAGATGAAATAAATCCTGATTTGTGGGTGGAAAAAGCATCTATAAATCCAAGAAAAATATTCAATTTAACTGATGCCAGTATTAAAGTGGGTAATATAGCTAACATTACTTGGTTTAATCCCACTAAAAGTTGGAATTATTCTTTGGAAAATATAAAATCAGTTTCTAAAAATAGTCCTTGTATTTCTAAAACCCTACGGGGTAAGGTGTTAGGAACTTTCTATAAAAAAATATATATCAATTAA
- a CDS encoding BatA domain-containing protein, producing MQFLFPGFLWVLSLLALPVVIHLFYFKRYKKVLFTNVRFLKELVEETSSRNKLKNLLILLSRLLALSALILAFAQPYFPKGNKENTQLNAVSIFIDNSHSMSAESEQGSLFSQAKRRAVEIINGYTEYDKFQILSHDLSGKQLRLLSKSDAISAIQEIDEGPVVNLMSKILKKQSQTLSGVEGFKKESYIISDFQKSIIDITSEQIDSTVNYHLVPLQRISENNLSLDSAYFISPVIIPDQINLLVFSLTNHGNNPIQNVRVSYLLNGQEFPHTSLNLNAQQTISDTLKVYVDTSPYQKLILKIKDYPILFDDEYHAAFRVDQEIKVLVIYDNILPQSMLNALAAIPHFKPMLVSSSSIDYSKFSDFRLIVLCDLNEISSGFTKELYKASSDGTNIIIFPKPEAEPQAYQSLENQFGLSSFKNFDKTRKEVGSINLESELFSDVFTNPKANLKLPFTQGQYTLSNGLSSETILSYRDGSPFLMKSRANNGYIYTVASPIAEDYNNLIKSPEILLPFLFKAAISGNARIKLAYTIGIDDVILLPKSKEFPNPEKGFSLSGPEEFIPSIRVAGNQWAYELYDQIKKPGIYEVKNQDQVIDLIAFNENRLESNMERISDDILNEYFGINAEIINEKSITDLGIVIKESKSKKSLWWILVLGSILFLILESLLIRLWKNT from the coding sequence ATGCAGTTCTTATTTCCCGGATTTCTTTGGGTCTTGAGCCTTTTGGCTCTTCCTGTCGTTATTCATCTTTTTTATTTCAAACGGTATAAAAAGGTACTATTTACCAATGTCCGGTTCTTGAAAGAACTGGTCGAAGAAACCTCTAGTCGAAATAAGTTAAAAAATCTGTTAATCCTATTATCGAGACTATTGGCTTTATCGGCGCTAATCTTGGCCTTTGCACAACCATATTTTCCTAAAGGAAATAAGGAAAATACCCAATTGAATGCGGTCAGTATCTTTATAGACAACAGCCATTCCATGAGTGCCGAATCAGAGCAGGGTTCTTTGTTTTCACAAGCAAAGAGAAGAGCTGTTGAAATTATAAATGGCTATACTGAATACGATAAATTTCAAATCCTGAGTCACGATTTAAGTGGCAAACAGCTTAGGCTACTTTCAAAAAGTGATGCCATCTCTGCAATCCAGGAAATCGATGAGGGACCTGTGGTTAATCTAATGAGTAAGATTCTTAAAAAACAAAGTCAAACTTTGTCAGGAGTAGAGGGTTTTAAAAAGGAATCCTATATAATATCCGATTTCCAAAAATCAATAATAGACATTACTTCAGAACAAATTGATTCCACCGTAAACTACCATTTGGTTCCACTGCAAAGAATTAGTGAAAACAATTTAAGTCTTGATAGTGCTTATTTTATTTCACCTGTCATCATACCAGATCAAATAAATTTATTAGTTTTTAGCCTAACTAATCATGGAAATAATCCTATTCAAAATGTCCGTGTTAGCTATTTGTTGAACGGTCAAGAATTTCCTCATACCAGTTTAAATTTAAATGCTCAACAAACCATATCTGACACCTTAAAAGTCTATGTAGATACTTCCCCATATCAAAAACTCATTTTAAAAATCAAGGACTACCCAATCCTTTTTGATGATGAATACCATGCTGCTTTTCGAGTGGATCAGGAAATTAAAGTTTTGGTAATTTATGACAATATTTTACCCCAGTCTATGCTCAATGCCCTAGCAGCTATACCCCATTTTAAACCAATGCTGGTAAGTTCTAGTTCAATAGATTATAGTAAGTTTAGTGACTTCAGGTTGATTGTGTTATGTGATTTAAATGAAATTTCATCAGGATTTACGAAGGAATTGTATAAAGCCTCTTCAGATGGGACAAACATCATCATTTTTCCAAAACCTGAAGCAGAACCTCAAGCTTATCAAAGTTTAGAAAATCAATTTGGTCTATCATCCTTTAAGAACTTTGACAAAACAAGAAAAGAAGTCGGTTCAATTAATCTTGAAAGTGAATTGTTTTCAGATGTATTCACCAATCCTAAGGCTAACCTTAAACTACCTTTCACCCAAGGCCAATATACTTTGAGTAATGGTTTATCCTCTGAAACCATTCTTAGTTATCGTGACGGTTCCCCATTTTTAATGAAATCAAGAGCAAACAATGGGTATATATACACAGTTGCCTCTCCAATTGCTGAAGATTACAATAATTTGATAAAAAGCCCGGAAATTTTACTTCCTTTTCTTTTCAAAGCAGCAATAAGTGGAAATGCAAGAATAAAATTAGCTTACACTATTGGTATAGATGATGTAATTTTGTTGCCCAAGTCTAAGGAATTTCCAAATCCTGAGAAAGGATTTTCACTTTCGGGTCCGGAAGAATTCATTCCCTCTATAAGAGTAGCTGGAAATCAGTGGGCTTATGAACTATACGACCAAATAAAAAAGCCTGGTATTTATGAAGTTAAAAACCAAGATCAAGTTATCGATCTTATCGCTTTTAATGAAAATAGATTAGAATCAAATATGGAAAGGATTTCTGATGATATACTAAATGAATATTTTGGTATAAATGCGGAGATAATCAACGAAAAAAGTATAACAGATTTAGGTATAGTCATTAAAGAATCCAAAAGCAAAAAATCTCTTTGGTGGATTTTGGTACTAGGGAGTATTTTATTCTTAATTTTGGAAAGCCTGCTGATCAGACTTTGGAAGAATACATGA
- the ruvA gene encoding Holliday junction branch migration protein RuvA produces MIAYIKGIVTECAPTHVVVEAGGVGYQIFISLSTFSQINGLKELKILTYAHYKEDGQSLYGFYKDDERSLFVHLISVNGVGPNTARLILSSLDTLALRTAIISGDDTTFKRVKGIGPKTAQRIIIDLKDKLTKDSVHDLGSSFISTYNLRKEAQSALLALGFGRPQIEQALNRIPAPVSEGMSLENMIKEALKNLS; encoded by the coding sequence ATGATAGCATATATAAAGGGTATTGTTACAGAATGTGCTCCAACTCATGTTGTAGTAGAAGCCGGCGGAGTGGGTTATCAGATTTTTATTAGTCTGAGTACCTTCAGCCAGATAAATGGCTTAAAGGAATTGAAAATACTTACTTATGCCCATTACAAAGAAGATGGCCAGAGTTTGTATGGTTTTTATAAAGATGATGAAAGATCTCTTTTTGTGCACTTGATTTCTGTAAATGGCGTAGGACCCAATACTGCAAGACTCATTCTTTCTTCGCTAGATACTTTGGCACTTAGGACTGCAATAATTAGTGGTGACGACACAACATTTAAGAGGGTCAAAGGGATAGGTCCCAAAACTGCTCAAAGAATAATTATTGATTTAAAAGATAAATTGACCAAAGATTCAGTCCATGACTTGGGATCTTCATTTATTTCGACTTACAATCTCAGAAAAGAAGCTCAATCCGCATTATTAGCCCTTGGATTTGGGAGGCCCCAAATTGAACAGGCATTGAACCGGATTCCTGCGCCTGTATCCGAAGGTATGAGTTTAGAAAATATGATAAAGGAAGCTTTAAAAAATTTATCATAA